In the Hyphomicrobiales bacterium genome, one interval contains:
- a CDS encoding hypothetical protein (Evidence 5 : Unknown function), whose amino-acid sequence MVRSDRRDPAYEHGLVRLFLKRNVAGSVVPSTPRGGFSSAGKHFLTLSTGRTAASMTRPIHLLDVAHRMLDLLDHLPRARSLPRRPYVHRPEHDPPGVRAARAAAEEARINVALSAAEAKRARRNAARLRAKSA is encoded by the coding sequence ATGGTCCGGTCCGACCGCCGAGATCCGGCGTATGAACATGGATTGGTACGTCTGTTCCTCAAGCGAAATGTCGCCGGGTCCGTAGTTCCTTCGACTCCTAGAGGAGGTTTCTCCTCGGCCGGAAAGCATTTCCTGACCCTTTCAACCGGACGAACCGCTGCCTCAATGACGCGCCCAATCCATCTTCTCGATGTCGCTCATCGGATGCTCGATCTTCTCGATCATCTGCCCCGAGCGCGGAGCCTTCCTCGTCGACCGTACGTGCATCGGCCAGAGCATGATCCGCCGGGCGTCAGGGCGGCGCGCGCCGCGGCCGAAGAAGCTCGGATCAATGTCGCGTTATCGGCGGCGGAGGCTAAGCGCGCTCGGCGGAATGCGGCGCGTCTGAGGGCAAAATCCGCATAG
- a CDS encoding conserved hypothetical protein (Evidence 4 : Unknown function but conserved in other organisms): protein MTDARWVEVEDDLASACKHFGNAARLYDEGGFEDEGLSGYKSEMALQHAMQSAHTSLEGALKRILEILGEELPSGANSHADLIKRVTRSLELEGHQRPAILSGSVAHDVDESRRFRHRATHDYDNFEPDRALPAIEAARRLAESLGPAIEAFKAVIDPPSTGYKR from the coding sequence ATGACTGATGCCAGGTGGGTTGAGGTTGAGGACGATTTGGCGTCGGCCTGCAAACATTTCGGGAACGCCGCCCGTCTTTACGACGAAGGCGGGTTCGAGGACGAAGGGCTTAGCGGATACAAGTCCGAAATGGCCCTCCAGCACGCGATGCAGTCGGCGCATACCTCACTGGAGGGGGCTCTGAAGCGCATCTTGGAAATTCTAGGCGAAGAGCTACCCAGCGGAGCCAACTCGCATGCTGACCTGATAAAGCGCGTGACTCGCTCGCTTGAATTGGAAGGTCACCAACGTCCGGCCATCCTTTCGGGAAGCGTCGCCCATGACGTGGATGAATCCAGGCGTTTCAGGCACCGGGCCACTCATGACTACGATAACTTCGAACCGGATCGCGCCTTACCGGCGATCGAAGCTGCAAGGCGCCTGGCTGAAAGCCTCGGTCCCGCCATCGAAGCCTTCAAGGCCGTGATTGACCCACCGTCGACCGGTTATAAGCGCTAG
- a CDS encoding conserved hypothetical protein (Evidence 4 : Unknown function but conserved in other organisms) produces MEADYGFPLPLDIPAYRPATLGAWRIDARRGGLSSSYVATHAIEHPHHVLSREGVPWMASSLLEIESHAWHLHQARGIVVVAGLGMALFAHAAAAKPEVERVIVAEIDPDVIELVTGAIALSPKVHIVCCDAGSDEFRASIRARIGARQVDYLFADIWPVYPEPEAPAWSASLVERLRPRQAGWWGQEAEMAVRAYSGDLDLEAAAMTAALASLGVPCEATEGYAMFCRDVAAAHDLELAQRPSMGI; encoded by the coding sequence ATGGAGGCTGATTACGGCTTCCCCCTCCCGCTCGATATTCCAGCCTATCGACCAGCGACCCTCGGCGCTTGGCGCATCGATGCCCGTCGCGGCGGTCTCTCGTCTTCCTATGTAGCGACCCATGCGATCGAGCACCCGCACCACGTTCTCTCTCGCGAGGGTGTGCCCTGGATGGCGAGCTCGCTCCTGGAGATCGAGAGCCATGCCTGGCACCTCCACCAGGCAAGGGGCATCGTGGTCGTCGCCGGACTGGGCATGGCGTTGTTCGCGCACGCGGCCGCGGCCAAGCCCGAAGTCGAGCGGGTCATCGTTGCCGAGATCGACCCGGACGTCATCGAGCTCGTGACTGGGGCGATAGCTCTCAGCCCCAAGGTCCACATCGTCTGCTGCGATGCCGGCTCGGACGAATTTCGGGCCTCCATCCGCGCCAGGATCGGAGCTCGGCAGGTCGATTATCTCTTTGCCGACATTTGGCCAGTCTATCCAGAGCCCGAGGCGCCGGCGTGGTCGGCATCTCTCGTCGAACGCCTGAGGCCGCGGCAAGCGGGATGGTGGGGCCAGGAGGCTGAGATGGCCGTGCGTGCCTATTCCGGCGACCTGGACCTTGAGGCGGCTGCCATGACGGCTGCGCTCGCCTCGCTGGGCGTCCCGTGCGAGGCCACAGAGGGCTATGCGATGTTCTGCCGGGACGTCGCCGCGGCGCACGACCTCGAACTGGCTCAGCGGCCGTCTATGGGGATCTGA
- a CDS encoding conserved hypothetical protein (Evidence 4 : Unknown function but conserved in other organisms): protein MGVTLPRDMRFAGFKASAIKAGLQSIWKTGSAGAFAQLKGAGPNVRERAILFEELLDRNLIEASRRGYQLTKGGESIAVGKARTRTPIARARMHIDNLLERINAYNSDPDGFLFIDHVWLFGSAMRGEDTVGDVDIALSTSRRPPYDKSYYLMQERVEEVLQKRGEIPAQHGSLLFSGEEWLMKKAIFGERRHPLLSGVQTGTGDLESIGAPCQLIYDRSRGRVNDPILPQHPKSEGRAEGTPAPRQLPDLSPDPVRPMHARWLYSYDGPERVSPYDIFGNWEIAEPLFPSFPDGLKVMLAGDGSDAEWTPKALNKKVDGRDRVLLKVERLGAGTSVVLHRSIVDGDDGVQVVARLERAEMVGTSSPAPALFDDISRTIALLLATDAQRIMRRQMDLGEIKEVAIIVDTSSLKDPLSDRLADDAAAHLENRHVSIEPDNWRGNPVRVEMTDPALVAHALAM from the coding sequence ATGGGCGTGACACTTCCGAGGGATATGCGCTTCGCCGGCTTTAAGGCGAGTGCGATCAAGGCCGGCCTGCAATCTATCTGGAAGACTGGGTCTGCAGGAGCGTTCGCGCAGCTGAAGGGTGCCGGGCCCAACGTCCGTGAACGCGCGATCCTGTTCGAGGAACTCCTCGACCGCAATCTCATCGAAGCCTCTCGGCGCGGCTACCAGCTGACGAAAGGGGGTGAGTCGATCGCGGTCGGCAAGGCGCGGACCCGAACGCCGATCGCCCGGGCGCGCATGCATATCGACAATCTGCTTGAGCGCATCAACGCCTATAACTCGGATCCCGACGGCTTCCTGTTCATCGACCATGTCTGGTTGTTCGGGAGCGCTATGCGGGGCGAGGACACGGTCGGCGATGTCGATATCGCGCTATCCACCAGCAGGCGCCCTCCCTACGACAAAAGCTATTACCTCATGCAGGAGCGCGTTGAAGAGGTGCTCCAGAAGCGAGGCGAGATCCCGGCGCAGCACGGCTCCCTGCTATTCAGCGGCGAGGAATGGCTCATGAAGAAGGCAATCTTCGGCGAGCGACGGCATCCCCTCCTGTCCGGAGTTCAGACCGGCACCGGCGACCTGGAGTCCATCGGCGCGCCGTGCCAGCTGATTTACGACCGGTCCCGAGGCAGGGTGAATGATCCCATCCTGCCTCAACATCCGAAATCGGAAGGTCGAGCAGAAGGGACGCCCGCCCCGAGACAGCTTCCTGACCTCAGCCCCGATCCGGTGCGGCCAATGCATGCTCGCTGGCTTTACTCGTACGACGGGCCCGAGAGGGTTTCACCCTATGACATCTTCGGGAACTGGGAGATCGCAGAACCGCTCTTCCCTTCGTTCCCCGATGGATTGAAGGTGATGCTCGCAGGGGACGGCTCCGACGCCGAGTGGACACCCAAGGCTCTGAACAAGAAGGTCGATGGTCGAGATCGAGTCCTTCTCAAGGTTGAGCGCTTGGGTGCTGGAACCAGCGTGGTTCTTCATCGCTCGATCGTTGATGGCGATGACGGCGTTCAGGTCGTCGCCCGGCTTGAGAGAGCGGAAATGGTCGGAACCTCCAGCCCGGCGCCGGCGCTCTTCGACGACATCTCTCGAACGATTGCTTTGCTGCTCGCAACCGATGCCCAGCGCATCATGCGCCGTCAGATGGACCTCGGGGAGATCAAGGAGGTCGCGATCATCGTCGACACGTCATCGCTCAAGGACCCACTCTCCGATCGCCTAGCCGATGACGCCGCGGCTCACCTGGAGAACCGTCATGTGAGCATCGAGCCCGACAACTGGAGAGGCAACCCTGTCAGGGTTGAGATGACTGATCCCGCATTGGTCGCTCACGCTCTTGCCATGTGA
- a CDS encoding conserved hypothetical protein (Evidence 4 : Unknown function but conserved in other organisms), protein MGVTLPKNMRFASFNVSAIKGGLQSIDKTGSPLAFLHLKSVGTGYRDRAMLFEELLDRKLIERGEDFYYLTEAGKAVATGNGRARTPIARAQTEIESFLARIEAYNADPEAFLYVDQVWVFGSVMRGEATVGDIDMAISTSRRPVDEGNWEQMRQRVREAVRKHEDRPRRRSSLFFSGEDWLMNRAIFGRRRHPLLSGVQDGTRDLETLGAPCQLLFDRMRGGRVNDPVLPRHPASEGRRDNAPEPQQLPDLTPDPLRPMDAHWIGGYDVLTVVSAYSIFGSWEDAKRLYVERPRKMRLLFDEDLAHWPGWRPHALESGVLDGRDRVLLLKDGDEGSAGTSVVLNRTIVEDETGVRVMARFESPELINTVHPAQELYEDHGKIAAILVAADAQRVLRRQMDSGSTKGVSIVIDCSGIEDDLRCMIASDMAFALEERLVSIEPAEWSGPTAEIRRMNMDWYVCSSSEMSPGP, encoded by the coding sequence ATGGGTGTCACCCTTCCCAAGAACATGCGCTTCGCCTCGTTCAATGTGAGCGCGATTAAGGGAGGTCTCCAGTCGATCGATAAAACTGGATCTCCCCTCGCCTTTCTCCACCTCAAGAGTGTCGGCACGGGCTATCGGGACCGGGCCATGCTTTTCGAGGAACTTTTAGATCGCAAGCTGATCGAACGTGGGGAAGACTTCTACTACCTGACGGAAGCAGGCAAGGCGGTAGCCACCGGCAATGGCCGTGCTCGAACCCCAATCGCCAGGGCGCAAACCGAGATTGAATCCTTTCTCGCGAGAATCGAGGCCTACAACGCGGACCCTGAAGCGTTCCTCTATGTCGACCAAGTATGGGTTTTCGGAAGCGTTATGCGCGGAGAGGCTACCGTCGGCGACATCGACATGGCGATTTCCACCAGCCGACGGCCGGTTGATGAAGGCAACTGGGAGCAGATGCGGCAGCGGGTTCGAGAGGCCGTTCGAAAGCATGAGGACCGCCCGAGGAGGCGCAGCTCCCTGTTTTTCAGCGGCGAGGATTGGCTGATGAACCGTGCAATCTTCGGGCGGCGGCGACATCCCCTTCTATCAGGCGTCCAAGATGGAACCCGCGATCTTGAGACACTTGGCGCGCCATGCCAGCTGCTGTTTGATCGTATGCGTGGTGGACGAGTGAACGACCCCGTTCTTCCGCGTCATCCTGCGTCGGAAGGGCGGCGCGACAACGCGCCCGAGCCGCAACAGCTTCCGGATCTGACGCCTGATCCTTTGCGCCCGATGGATGCTCATTGGATTGGTGGGTACGACGTTCTCACGGTCGTCTCGGCCTACTCGATTTTCGGGAGCTGGGAGGACGCGAAGCGCCTCTACGTTGAACGACCGAGGAAAATGAGATTGCTGTTTGATGAAGACCTAGCTCATTGGCCCGGGTGGCGGCCCCACGCTCTGGAAAGTGGCGTCCTGGACGGAAGAGACCGGGTTCTCCTCTTGAAGGATGGTGACGAAGGCTCTGCGGGAACGAGCGTCGTCCTTAACCGGACGATTGTGGAGGACGAGACGGGCGTTCGCGTCATGGCGAGATTCGAGTCGCCCGAGTTGATCAATACGGTCCACCCGGCACAGGAGCTTTACGAAGATCACGGGAAAATCGCTGCAATCCTGGTTGCTGCCGACGCTCAACGCGTTCTTCGTCGCCAGATGGATTCTGGCTCAACTAAGGGAGTTTCGATCGTGATCGATTGCTCCGGCATTGAGGACGATCTGCGCTGCATGATCGCCAGCGACATGGCTTTCGCGTTGGAAGAGCGTCTCGTGTCGATCGAGCCGGCTGAATGGTCCGGTCCGACCGCCGAGATCCGGCGTATGAACATGGATTGGTACGTCTGTTCCTCAAGCGAAATGTCGCCGGGTCCGTAG
- a CDS encoding conserved hypothetical protein (Evidence 4 : Unknown function but conserved in other organisms) codes for MRLAIDPTKPLPNYTDHNLLRAATQLYIARAHGDLDFQIDRVSKGSHRTIAEIGDALVGKAGDLTADFGFEVHEHRADDNLSTARVYHAACQLYASDQYCWNDFEGDCERAVERGDVIADLVDETAADFDISSVDDWTRRGLRESGFLAPVEDAPAPRM; via the coding sequence ATGCGTCTCGCAATCGACCCGACCAAGCCGCTGCCGAACTACACCGACCACAACCTGCTTCGCGCTGCGACCCAGCTCTATATCGCGCGCGCCCATGGCGACCTGGATTTCCAGATCGATCGCGTCTCGAAGGGTAGCCATCGCACGATCGCAGAGATCGGTGATGCCCTCGTCGGCAAGGCCGGCGACCTGACTGCAGATTTCGGCTTCGAGGTGCACGAGCATCGTGCCGATGACAATCTCTCGACTGCGCGGGTCTATCATGCGGCCTGTCAGCTCTACGCGTCGGACCAGTACTGCTGGAACGATTTCGAGGGCGACTGCGAACGAGCCGTCGAGCGCGGCGATGTCATCGCCGACCTCGTCGACGAAACGGCCGCGGATTTCGATATCAGCAGCGTCGATGACTGGACGCGCCGCGGCCTGCGCGAGAGCGGCTTCCTGGCGCCCGTCGAGGACGCGCCCGCACCGCGCATGTGA
- a CDS encoding conserved hypothetical protein (Evidence 4 : Unknown function but conserved in other organisms): MLTADQFQLLVANLRAAGWADGDIGWAENIQPPQDPEAFALETIFVICNSGMRFTVAQKIFDGVKWALQAGNSAADVFGHKAKAAAIDTIWQTRAQLYKDFLASDDRMAFLRAIPWIGPTTVFHLGKNFGEQVAKPDVHLVRLGQLWGKEPQALCEDLAAVTGFRVATIDTLLWRACATGVLCTRTGDIRAAS; the protein is encoded by the coding sequence ATGCTCACGGCAGACCAGTTTCAACTCCTCGTCGCCAATCTGCGCGCGGCAGGCTGGGCCGACGGTGATATCGGCTGGGCCGAGAACATCCAGCCGCCCCAAGATCCCGAGGCCTTCGCGCTGGAGACGATCTTCGTCATCTGCAACAGCGGCATGCGGTTCACGGTCGCTCAGAAGATCTTCGATGGCGTCAAATGGGCGCTACAGGCCGGCAACTCGGCAGCAGATGTCTTCGGCCACAAGGCGAAGGCCGCGGCGATCGACACGATCTGGCAGACCCGGGCGCAGCTCTACAAGGACTTCCTGGCGTCCGATGACCGAATGGCTTTCCTGAGGGCCATTCCGTGGATCGGACCGACGACCGTCTTCCACCTCGGCAAGAACTTTGGCGAGCAGGTTGCGAAGCCCGACGTCCACCTTGTGCGCCTCGGTCAGCTCTGGGGGAAGGAGCCGCAGGCGCTTTGCGAGGACCTCGCTGCAGTGACGGGGTTCCGGGTTGCTACGATCGATACCCTGCTCTGGCGCGCGTGCGCCACCGGCGTCCTCTGCACCCGTACTGGCGACATCCGGGCTGCGAGCTGA
- a CDS encoding hypothetical protein (Evidence 5 : Unknown function), giving the protein MDRLRAYAITEGGRFIVFGSSASGGMRYDSDIDVLVDFPPEKSAAAIVYVEDICAEHAIPADILDVATTKEAFVQRARANGLCLP; this is encoded by the coding sequence ATGGACAGGTTGCGTGCATATGCCATCACGGAAGGCGGCCGCTTCATCGTCTTCGGCTCGTCAGCTTCCGGCGGAATGCGTTACGACAGCGATATCGATGTCCTGGTAGATTTCCCTCCCGAGAAATCGGCTGCGGCCATTGTCTATGTGGAGGACATTTGCGCGGAGCACGCCATCCCCGCGGACATCCTCGATGTTGCAACGACGAAGGAGGCGTTCGTGCAGCGAGCGCGAGCAAATGGGCTGTGCCTACCATGA
- a CDS encoding conserved hypothetical protein (Evidence 4 : Unknown function but conserved in other organisms), with protein sequence MRIFLSPATDTGLSVQSGAEVEDVSALPDCQVELHTFRSSDTAGAFVAGLELAGSRNTLAWTWQPGADQRSNRTVVVLRLDEPRPPALDVESAVRQIGHDQVHYESTAQAAAMDALQARRREADAEASRRTSSLRAAGKVAGFEIYGFASNWVRIGPGIVSYERDGMVVSVADGHEGNDPTVRDRYAELAPPDTRYDPQEHCFVSRPLNNDAEVIRTLRAFQEAVLACAILRKEAWHTTFVASMKMSAPRRRFVSAAAESGIRLAYHRNNLQASAGGIVIGATEFSMLERVGWVRRDGMTAAVTDEGLAAADLNPSMAPRL encoded by the coding sequence ATGCGCATTTTCCTTTCACCCGCGACGGATACCGGTCTCTCTGTGCAGTCGGGTGCGGAAGTTGAGGACGTCTCGGCCCTGCCCGATTGCCAGGTCGAATTGCACACCTTCCGCTCGTCCGATACGGCCGGCGCGTTCGTCGCCGGGTTGGAGCTGGCAGGATCGCGCAACACGCTTGCCTGGACGTGGCAGCCCGGAGCAGATCAGCGCTCCAACCGCACTGTCGTGGTCCTGCGCCTGGATGAGCCGCGGCCGCCAGCGCTCGACGTCGAGAGCGCGGTTCGCCAGATCGGTCACGACCAGGTCCATTACGAGTCGACCGCCCAGGCAGCGGCCATGGATGCGCTTCAAGCCCGGCGACGTGAGGCTGACGCCGAAGCCTCGAGGCGGACCTCATCGCTCCGCGCGGCCGGCAAAGTCGCTGGCTTCGAAATCTATGGGTTCGCATCGAACTGGGTCCGGATTGGACCGGGGATCGTCTCCTACGAGCGAGACGGGATGGTGGTGAGCGTTGCCGACGGCCATGAAGGGAACGATCCGACGGTCCGCGATCGCTATGCCGAGTTGGCGCCGCCGGACACGCGCTACGACCCCCAAGAACACTGCTTCGTCTCGCGGCCGCTGAACAACGACGCCGAAGTCATCCGCACGCTTCGGGCCTTTCAGGAAGCCGTTCTGGCCTGCGCAATCCTACGCAAGGAAGCCTGGCACACCACCTTCGTCGCCTCGATGAAGATGAGCGCGCCGCGTCGGCGCTTCGTGTCCGCGGCGGCCGAGAGCGGTATTCGTCTCGCCTACCACCGCAATAATCTGCAAGCCTCGGCTGGCGGGATCGTCATCGGCGCCACGGAATTCAGCATGTTGGAGCGCGTGGGCTGGGTCCGCCGCGATGGCATGACCGCGGCGGTAACCGATGAGGGACTTGCTGCGGCCGATCTAAATCCCTCGATGGCACCCCGTCTTTGA
- a CDS encoding conserved hypothetical protein (Evidence 4 : Unknown function but conserved in other organisms) has translation MTNNLKLPDTVEVCALCHGWGEVMQAWCDAPAGHGTCDLCIGAQWVYRHNAKGVPESVRHQIANANGLVEAHRRTMRGGALFYPTVDHEQPWGAWPFQHQVDADPRFRKLLGSAFECSEAGTT, from the coding sequence ATGACGAACAATCTGAAGCTCCCAGACACCGTCGAGGTCTGCGCCCTCTGCCATGGCTGGGGCGAGGTGATGCAGGCCTGGTGCGATGCGCCCGCTGGGCACGGCACCTGTGACCTCTGCATCGGCGCCCAGTGGGTATATCGCCACAACGCCAAGGGCGTGCCCGAGAGCGTGCGACACCAGATCGCCAACGCGAACGGGCTGGTCGAGGCTCATCGTCGGACGATGCGCGGAGGCGCGCTTTTCTACCCTACCGTCGACCACGAGCAGCCCTGGGGCGCCTGGCCGTTCCAGCACCAAGTCGACGCCGATCCCCGATTCCGCAAGCTGCTTGGGAGCGCCTTCGAGTGCTCAGAGGCTGGCACAACGTGA
- a CDS encoding conserved hypothetical protein (Evidence 4 : Unknown function but conserved in other organisms), producing the protein MSGFGSTVPAWRIKQLRTYLIEVGQRALTAGDDGVDLEHRAAQRRFQAARARALPVGKPGKRTLPQAVVDEIWKELVPGRQAGLLTKDIYARVSERCLKLGVRPPSITTIHSWRWHICPKRDADRLGLTDLPLPLGDTVAIGEEAYQVIARTHGEIIEAPVLTDNWRPWGKFEAHIRSSLAFREPNLGVWWEARPALEEAYQAAPDLNDRHLEWRLWVRGTLEYEDYFRRFRDSFRYSDNAMSATSQDLGRALLQYRQKVLPFIVPLKPPPPADADSDFARSLADIVIGAYAAAGTAPGGAIDLDAVIKWRLNGKPLKATAA; encoded by the coding sequence GTGAGCGGGTTCGGGTCCACAGTTCCCGCTTGGCGCATCAAGCAGCTTCGGACCTATCTCATCGAGGTCGGGCAGCGCGCTTTGACGGCCGGCGATGACGGCGTGGATCTCGAACACCGAGCTGCGCAGCGCCGCTTTCAGGCTGCGCGAGCTCGCGCTCTCCCGGTGGGTAAACCTGGCAAGCGGACGCTCCCGCAGGCAGTCGTGGACGAGATCTGGAAAGAGCTCGTTCCGGGACGTCAGGCCGGCCTTCTAACCAAAGACATCTACGCCCGCGTTTCCGAAAGATGCCTGAAGCTTGGAGTGCGCCCACCGTCGATCACCACGATCCACTCATGGCGGTGGCATATCTGCCCGAAGCGCGATGCGGATCGCCTCGGCCTCACAGACCTGCCCTTGCCGCTTGGCGACACGGTTGCGATCGGCGAAGAGGCCTACCAGGTGATTGCCCGGACGCACGGCGAGATCATCGAGGCGCCTGTTCTGACGGACAACTGGCGTCCCTGGGGCAAGTTTGAAGCCCACATCCGCAGCTCTTTGGCATTTCGGGAGCCAAATCTGGGCGTCTGGTGGGAGGCACGCCCCGCGCTGGAGGAAGCCTACCAGGCCGCCCCTGACCTCAATGATCGACATCTGGAATGGCGCCTCTGGGTCAGGGGTACGCTCGAATACGAGGACTATTTCCGCCGCTTTCGTGACAGCTTCCGGTATTCCGACAACGCGATGTCCGCGACGAGCCAGGATCTCGGCAGGGCATTGCTGCAGTACCGTCAGAAAGTCCTGCCTTTCATCGTCCCGCTCAAGCCACCTCCGCCGGCGGACGCGGACAGCGATTTTGCTCGCTCCCTCGCTGACATCGTCATCGGCGCCTACGCCGCGGCTGGCACTGCTCCCGGCGGCGCCATCGACCTCGATGCGGTTATCAAGTGGCGGCTGAACGGCAAGCCTCTGAAAGCGACCGCTGCGTGA
- a CDS encoding hypothetical protein (Evidence 5 : Unknown function), whose protein sequence is MLRKSKVNSPLLFLAIAIGVLGASLIYAGPKFAQWEREAQTNKPAEATR, encoded by the coding sequence ATGCTCAGGAAGTCCAAGGTCAACTCCCCCCTGTTGTTTTTGGCTATCGCCATCGGAGTACTGGGAGCCAGCTTAATCTACGCCGGGCCGAAATTCGCGCAGTGGGAACGAGAGGCTCAGACCAATAAGCCCGCTGAGGCAACCCGTTAG
- a CDS encoding conserved hypothetical protein (Evidence 4 : Unknown function but conserved in other organisms) produces MTSDVSTTTPTEEEIAQIIREAGVDEYAAASRIAQLFEQKRLPSLPPATAKPISAHDALAQAISWIEDLPRKNASHQMLDHVLEDLRAPLVRADESSAGAGAPPLDSDTAALLRRIHFVLNVRKGDTTALGSDVWEGGDGFPRSRPFTDIFCEEIDAALTGKAAAGRVVGLKPAFDLLDFVTHRRVWRSSLVSEMGNANRRGDDISYWKREIEVFDRCFDIIELFAKAANADEAADLFVRVRECWDEDECPAWVAVEPLVSELARRAAGAALRAAP; encoded by the coding sequence ATGACGTCTGACGTTTCGACCACCACGCCCACCGAGGAAGAGATCGCGCAGATCATCCGCGAAGCCGGCGTCGACGAGTATGCTGCCGCTTCCCGGATTGCCCAGCTCTTTGAGCAGAAGCGGCTGCCCTCCCTCCCGCCGGCGACGGCTAAGCCGATCTCGGCTCACGACGCCCTGGCTCAGGCGATCTCCTGGATCGAGGACCTGCCGAGGAAGAACGCGTCGCACCAGATGTTGGATCACGTCCTGGAGGATCTGCGGGCGCCTCTCGTCCGGGCGGACGAGTCTTCGGCCGGCGCCGGTGCTCCTCCACTTGATAGCGATACCGCTGCTCTCCTGCGCCGCATCCACTTCGTGCTGAACGTCCGCAAGGGCGACACGACCGCCCTGGGTTCGGACGTGTGGGAAGGCGGCGACGGATTTCCCCGCTCCCGCCCGTTCACCGACATCTTTTGCGAGGAGATCGATGCCGCGCTGACCGGCAAAGCGGCCGCAGGACGCGTCGTTGGGCTGAAGCCGGCCTTCGACCTCCTCGACTTCGTCACGCATCGACGTGTCTGGCGGAGCTCCCTCGTGAGCGAGATGGGCAACGCCAACAGGCGCGGCGACGACATCTCCTATTGGAAGCGCGAGATCGAGGTCTTCGATCGCTGCTTCGATATCATCGAGCTTTTCGCGAAGGCCGCGAATGCAGACGAGGCAGCGGACCTTTTCGTTCGCGTTCGCGAATGCTGGGATGAGGACGAGTGCCCTGCCTGGGTTGCGGTCGAGCCTCTCGTAAGCGAGCTGGCGCGGCGCGCAGCCGGTGCAGCGCTGCGAGCTGCGCCATGA
- a CDS encoding conserved hypothetical protein (Evidence 4 : Unknown function but conserved in other organisms) — protein sequence MAAEIGIDELKTLGMRGMCSVLALVVHDLTGWPLVGVCEVTDRGATGVYHVACRAPDALLVDVAGRRDEKDVLADFAAEGRHLGLRDLNRDFVSASFRRDPVWYQRYSQALPDLLPEDALALPRPGL from the coding sequence ATGGCGGCCGAGATAGGTATCGATGAACTGAAGACGCTGGGCATGCGGGGGATGTGCTCAGTGCTGGCGCTTGTTGTTCACGATCTCACCGGCTGGCCTCTCGTCGGTGTGTGCGAGGTCACCGATCGCGGCGCCACCGGCGTTTATCACGTTGCCTGTCGGGCGCCTGACGCGCTTCTCGTCGACGTTGCTGGCAGGCGAGATGAAAAAGACGTCCTTGCCGATTTTGCGGCGGAAGGTCGCCATCTCGGCCTTCGTGATCTCAATCGGGATTTCGTCTCCGCCAGCTTTCGGCGTGATCCCGTTTGGTACCAGAGATATTCCCAGGCGCTGCCCGATCTCCTCCCCGAGGATGCGTTGGCGTTGCCCAGGCCAGGACTTTGA